Proteins encoded by one window of Paroedura picta isolate Pp20150507F chromosome 9, Ppicta_v3.0, whole genome shotgun sequence:
- the BCL2 gene encoding apoptosis regulator Bcl-2 isoform X2 → MMAHPGTREYSSREIVLRYIHYKLSQRGYDWIAGGDRFPPPPAAAAAAGISPARLPLTSFPSETPRSAAAGNAGPVEELHPVPQVVHLTLRRTGDEFLRRYQRDFAQMSGQLHLTPATARSRFVGVVEELFQDEVNWGRIVAFFEFGGMMCVESVSQEMSPLVDSIATWMTEYLNMHLHHWIQDNGGWECDCLCTEED, encoded by the exons ATGATGGCTCACCCTGGAACCAGAGAATACAGTAGTAGGGAAATAGTGCTGCGGTATATCCATTACAAGCTTTCCCAGAGAGGCTATGACTGGATCGCAGGGGGAGATCGTTTTCCTccacctcctgctgctgctgctgctgctgggatctCCCCTGCCCGGCTCCCGCTGACCTCTTTCCCTTCGGAGACCCCTCGCTCGGCCGCTGCTGGCAACGccggcccggtggaagagctgcaCCCCGTGCCACAGGTGGTCCACTTGACGTTACGCCGAACCGGCGATGAGTTTTTGCGGCGTTATCAGAGGGACTTTGCCCAGATGTCTGGCCAGCTGCACTTGACCCCGGCCACGGCCAGGAGCCGGTTTGTAGGCGTCGTGGAGGAGCTGTTCCAAGACGAGGTGAATTGGGGACGGATCGTCGCCTTCTTTGAGTTTGGTGGCATGATGTGCGTGGAGAGCGTCAGTCAGGAGATGTCTCCTCTGGTGGACAGTATCGCCACGTGGATGACGGAGTACCTGAACATGCACCTGCACCACTGGATCCAGGACAATGGAGGTTGG GAATGTGACTGTCTCTGCACTGAAGAAGACTGA